From the genome of Sulfitobacter sp. DSM 110093, one region includes:
- a CDS encoding formate dehydrogenase accessory sulfurtransferase FdhD produces the protein MQLARDNELSNYLIAPDPTAVRLTRNVSGVDHTGAEVAINVVEERPLTIFLNRQEIVTAMTIGDYPAYLALGFLRNQGMLRPDEEITGVDYDEELETVVVRTKRATDYEDKMQRKTRTSGCAVGTVFGDMMEGLADVRLPDTPVRTSDLYALAAKINRTPSLYLEAGAIHGTVLCQGDRPLVYMEDVGRHNAVDKIAGWMLSERVGAEDKVLYTTGRLTSEMVIKTAMMGIPVLASRSGFTAWGVEIAQQVNLTLIGRMRGQRFTCLAGEARLIRDADPASVAEEPRKSGRKGAKD, from the coding sequence ATACAATTGGCCCGCGACAATGAACTTAGCAATTATCTGATCGCCCCCGATCCCACTGCTGTTCGACTGACGCGGAATGTCTCTGGCGTGGATCACACCGGCGCGGAGGTGGCGATCAATGTGGTCGAAGAACGCCCGCTGACGATATTCCTCAACCGACAAGAGATCGTGACCGCCATGACCATTGGCGATTACCCGGCCTATCTGGCGCTCGGATTTCTGCGCAATCAGGGGATGCTGCGCCCGGACGAAGAGATCACCGGCGTCGACTATGACGAAGAGCTTGAGACCGTCGTCGTGCGCACCAAACGCGCGACCGATTACGAAGACAAGATGCAGCGCAAAACCCGCACCAGCGGCTGCGCTGTGGGCACCGTCTTTGGCGATATGATGGAGGGGCTGGCCGATGTGCGCTTGCCCGACACGCCGGTGCGCACTTCGGACCTCTATGCGCTGGCGGCCAAGATCAACCGCACGCCGAGCCTCTATCTGGAAGCCGGGGCGATCCACGGCACCGTGCTGTGCCAAGGTGATCGGCCATTGGTTTATATGGAAGACGTGGGCCGTCACAACGCCGTCGACAAAATTGCGGGTTGGATGCTCTCCGAACGGGTCGGGGCCGAGGATAAGGTGCTTTATACCACCGGGCGTCTGACCTCTGAGATGGTGATCAAGACGGCGATGATGGGCATTCCGGTGCTGGCGTCGCGCTCGGGCTTCACCGCTTGGGGGGTGGAGATCGCGCAGCAGGTGAATCTGACGCTCATCGGCCGGATGCGCGGGCAGCGATTTACTTGTCTAGCAGGGGAGGCGCGGCTCATCCGCGATGCGGATCCGGCCAGCGTGGCCGAGGAACCGCGCAAAAGCGGGCGCAAGGGCGCGAAGGATTGA
- a CDS encoding AzlC family ABC transporter permease, translated as MAITTTKSAYRKGIVDALPFVLVIIPFASLFGLLATEAGLNVFETLTFSIVVIAGAAQFTALQLLQEDVPTAIVLASALAVNLRMAMYSASLTPWIGSAPVWQRALAAYMTVDQSYVAAMTQYERAPEMTVPQRMAYFFGTVTPVVPLWYIFTLVGAMVGSNVPDSWALDFAIPITFLAMIAPMFRTLAHVAAALVAVIVSLIAVDVPYALGLIIAGLAGMITGAQVEAWMERRKPGSMAR; from the coding sequence ATGGCCATCACCACCACCAAATCCGCCTATCGCAAAGGTATCGTTGACGCATTGCCCTTTGTGTTGGTGATTATTCCTTTCGCCTCGCTCTTTGGTCTGCTGGCCACCGAAGCCGGATTGAACGTGTTCGAGACGCTGACCTTCTCTATCGTGGTGATCGCTGGGGCCGCGCAGTTCACGGCGTTGCAACTGCTTCAAGAAGATGTGCCTACGGCGATTGTGCTGGCCTCAGCTTTGGCGGTGAACCTGCGCATGGCAATGTATTCGGCGTCACTCACCCCTTGGATCGGCAGCGCGCCGGTGTGGCAGCGGGCGCTGGCGGCCTATATGACGGTGGATCAATCCTATGTCGCGGCCATGACCCAATATGAACGCGCCCCAGAAATGACCGTGCCACAACGCATGGCCTACTTCTTTGGGACCGTGACCCCGGTGGTGCCGCTTTGGTATATTTTCACGCTTGTCGGCGCGATGGTCGGCTCGAATGTGCCTGACAGTTGGGCGCTGGATTTTGCGATTCCGATCACCTTCCTTGCCATGATCGCGCCGATGTTCCGCACATTAGCCCATGTGGCGGCGGCCCTGGTCGCGGTGATTGTAAGCCTTATTGCGGTTGATGTGCCCTATGCGCTTGGGCTGATCATCGCGGGGCTCGCGGGTATGATTACCGGCGCGCAGGTTGAGGCATGGATGGAACGACGCAAGCCGGGGAGCATGGCACGATGA
- a CDS encoding AzlD domain-containing protein: protein MIDKTALWTVIIGLGAGSFFLRFVFTGLVGDKQMPAWLLRHLRYTAVAILPALVAPQVLWPSATDGQFDLPRVSAAVVTLGVGLLTKNVLAAILSGAVALYGMLYLVG, encoded by the coding sequence ATGATTGATAAAACCGCACTTTGGACCGTAATCATCGGGCTTGGGGCTGGGAGCTTTTTCCTTCGTTTCGTCTTTACCGGGCTGGTGGGCGACAAGCAGATGCCCGCGTGGCTGTTGCGGCACCTGCGCTATACCGCCGTGGCGATCCTGCCCGCGTTGGTCGCGCCACAGGTGTTATGGCCCTCGGCCACCGATGGGCAATTTGACCTGCCCCGCGTCAGCGCCGCCGTGGTCACGCTGGGCGTAGGGCTGCTAACGAAAAACGTACTCGCCGCGATCCTGTCAGGAGCCGTGGCGCTTTATGGTATGCTGTATTTGGTGGGCTAA
- a CDS encoding protein-disulfide reductase DsbD domain-containing protein, protein MNISRLFSAVLSCLALALPAVAQDGVGTPLQGDLLTGWQQADGRRVAAVRLRMAPGWKTYWRSPGDAGIPPEFDWSGSNNLRDVQITWPAPKVFDQGGVSSIGYAREVILPLTITPRRPGAPITLDASIDLGVCSDVCVPQTLHLSAVLDGPENKPTPAIAAALAARPYSGPEAGLKSARCSLRPTAQGLAIETQLSLPSAGGKETVVIEPGNPNVWMSQTISNRAGNTLVATGEMIAEGGTALALDRSAIRITVIGQKHSVEIIGCTPS, encoded by the coding sequence ATGAATATATCGCGCCTCTTCTCCGCCGTTCTTTCCTGCCTAGCCCTTGCCCTGCCCGCCGTGGCGCAGGACGGGGTTGGCACACCTTTACAGGGCGATCTTCTTACCGGTTGGCAGCAAGCCGACGGTCGGCGGGTGGCGGCGGTTCGGCTGCGCATGGCACCGGGCTGGAAGACCTATTGGCGCAGCCCCGGTGACGCAGGCATCCCGCCAGAGTTCGATTGGTCCGGCTCGAACAACCTCCGCGATGTACAGATCACATGGCCCGCGCCCAAAGTCTTTGACCAAGGCGGGGTAAGCTCCATCGGATATGCGCGCGAAGTGATCCTGCCGCTGACCATCACACCGCGCCGCCCCGGTGCGCCGATAACCTTGGATGCCAGCATTGACCTTGGCGTGTGCAGCGACGTCTGCGTGCCGCAGACCCTGCACCTCAGCGCCGTGCTTGATGGGCCCGAAAACAAACCCACCCCCGCCATTGCTGCGGCTCTCGCCGCGCGGCCCTATTCGGGGCCCGAAGCGGGGTTGAAAAGCGCCCGATGCAGCCTGCGCCCCACGGCACAAGGCCTCGCGATTGAAACTCAGCTGAGCCTGCCCTCTGCCGGAGGCAAGGAAACCGTGGTAATCGAGCCCGGCAATCCCAATGTTTGGATGAGCCAGACCATAAGCAACCGTGCTGGCAATACCCTCGTTGCCACGGGCGAGATGATTGCCGAAGGCGGTACCGCGCTGGCGCTTGACCGCTCTGCCATTCGGATCACCGTGATTGGCCAGAAACACAGCGTTGAAATCATCGGCTGCACCCCAAGCTAA
- a CDS encoding aa3-type cytochrome c oxidase subunit IV, protein MAEHEHGSMDYDAQEKTFDGFMTFVTRSVVVILAILVLLALFAG, encoded by the coding sequence ATGGCTGAACATGAACACGGTAGCATGGATTACGATGCTCAGGAAAAGACCTTTGACGGGTTCATGACCTTCGTGACACGCAGCGTCGTCGTCATCCTTGCGATCTTGGTTCTGCTGGCGCTCTTTGCTGGTTAA
- a CDS encoding L-threonylcarbamoyladenylate synthase, with the protein MTETLTPTPQGIARAAHLLQDGALVALPTETVYGLGADARNGEAVAGIYAAKGRPNFNPLIVHLPDVETAKRYVEWTEEADRLAQAFWPGALTLVLPLKPDSGLSSLVTAGLPSLAVRVPAHPVMRQVLQALDGPVAAPSANPSGKISATTAAHVMAGLAGKIAAVMDDGACAVGVESTIVGLTGPRPALLRAGGVPGEALEATLGRELDIVDGAEIIAPGQLASHYAPGAAVRLNVGQATEGEVLLGFGQMDCDLNLSPSGDLTEAAANLFDHLHQLDATGRPIAVAPIPDHGLGRAINDRLARAAAPR; encoded by the coding sequence ATGACAGAGACACTGACCCCCACGCCCCAAGGCATCGCCCGTGCGGCCCATTTGCTGCAAGACGGTGCGCTGGTCGCCCTGCCGACCGAAACGGTCTACGGCCTTGGCGCAGATGCGCGCAATGGCGAAGCGGTGGCGGGCATCTACGCCGCCAAGGGGCGGCCCAACTTTAACCCGCTGATCGTGCATTTGCCAGACGTTGAAACCGCCAAACGCTATGTTGAGTGGACCGAGGAAGCCGACCGACTGGCACAAGCCTTCTGGCCCGGCGCGCTGACCTTGGTATTGCCACTGAAACCTGACAGCGGGCTGTCGTCACTGGTGACAGCCGGCCTGCCCAGCCTTGCAGTACGTGTGCCAGCGCATCCGGTAATGCGGCAGGTTTTGCAGGCGCTTGACGGCCCTGTTGCCGCCCCCTCGGCCAATCCATCCGGCAAAATCAGCGCCACTACGGCGGCGCATGTCATGGCAGGGCTTGCGGGTAAAATCGCGGCGGTGATGGACGACGGTGCCTGCGCTGTAGGCGTGGAAAGCACCATTGTCGGCCTCACTGGCCCCCGCCCTGCCCTTTTGCGTGCGGGCGGCGTACCGGGCGAGGCGCTCGAAGCGACGCTTGGCAGAGAGCTGGACATAGTCGACGGAGCAGAGATCATCGCGCCGGGGCAACTGGCCTCACATTACGCGCCCGGCGCAGCGGTGCGGTTGAATGTAGGGCAAGCGACAGAGGGCGAAGTGCTGCTCGGTTTCGGACAGATGGACTGCGACCTCAATCTCTCCCCTTCCGGCGATTTGACTGAGGCGGCGGCAAACCTATTTGACCACCTTCATCAATTGGACGCGACCGGGCGACCCATTGCCGTGGCACCGATCCCCGATCATGGGTTGGGCCGCGCGATCAACGACCGTCTGGCCCGCGCCGCCGCACCCCGCTGA
- the mobA gene encoding molybdenum cofactor guanylyltransferase MobA: MKQPLGVILAGGQATRMGGGDKGLLPLGQGTLLSSVIDRLEPQVAGLALNANGDAARFAELGLPVLADSIEGFAGPLAGVLAGLDWAAAQGAETIVTAAADTPFFPCDLVPRLLLAADNMAHPLALAATPDVKRGTARHPTFGLWPVALRDDLRSALAGGLRKVVLWTEQHDGREALFPDEAAFFNVNTPEDLAKAEAMA; the protein is encoded by the coding sequence ATGAAACAACCACTTGGCGTCATTCTGGCGGGCGGGCAGGCGACCCGTATGGGCGGCGGCGACAAGGGCTTGCTGCCGCTGGGGCAAGGTACGTTGCTGTCGTCGGTAATCGACCGGCTAGAGCCGCAGGTGGCAGGACTCGCGCTCAACGCCAATGGCGATGCTGCGCGCTTTGCGGAGCTGGGCCTGCCGGTGCTGGCGGACAGTATCGAAGGGTTCGCCGGGCCGCTCGCGGGCGTGCTTGCCGGGTTGGACTGGGCGGCGGCGCAGGGGGCGGAGACGATCGTCACCGCTGCCGCCGATACGCCTTTCTTCCCCTGCGATCTGGTGCCCCGTCTGCTGCTCGCTGCCGATAATATGGCCCATCCGCTCGCCTTGGCCGCGACGCCGGACGTGAAACGCGGCACGGCGCGGCATCCGACCTTTGGCCTCTGGCCCGTGGCGCTGCGCGACGATCTGCGCAGCGCTTTGGCGGGCGGGCTGCGCAAGGTGGTGCTCTGGACCGAACAGCACGATGGGCGCGAGGCGCTGTTTCCCGACGAGGCGGCTTTCTTCAACGTGAACACGCCCGAGGATTTGGCGAAAGCAGAGGCGATGGCATGA
- a CDS encoding YqgE/AlgH family protein, with product MELTGKLLVAMPGMGDTRFAHSVIYISAHSEQGAMGLMVNKPAPELRLSDVLDQLVDDTPPPHAKTLAVHFGGPVETGRGFVLHSDEYRSAIETLRVGDGIALTATRDILEDIATGKGPERAQLMLGYAGWGPGQLEGEIAQNGWLTCEASPEVIFDLPDGEKWGAALKTLGIDPLGLSASAGHA from the coding sequence ATGGAACTGACGGGCAAGCTGCTGGTCGCGATGCCGGGCATGGGGGACACGCGTTTTGCCCATTCCGTGATCTATATTTCGGCGCATTCCGAACAGGGCGCTATGGGATTGATGGTCAATAAACCCGCGCCGGAGTTGCGCCTATCGGATGTGTTGGACCAACTGGTTGACGATACGCCGCCGCCACATGCGAAAACACTGGCGGTGCATTTCGGCGGTCCGGTTGAGACGGGGCGCGGTTTTGTGCTGCACTCTGACGAATACCGCTCTGCCATTGAGACCCTGCGGGTGGGCGATGGCATTGCCCTGACCGCTACCCGCGACATCCTAGAAGATATCGCCACAGGCAAAGGCCCCGAGCGTGCCCAGCTGATGCTGGGCTATGCGGGTTGGGGGCCGGGCCAGTTGGAGGGCGAGATCGCCCAGAACGGTTGGTTAACCTGTGAGGCCTCGCCCGAAGTCATCTTTGATCTACCAGATGGTGAGAAATGGGGCGCGGCGCTTAAAACGCTGGGCATTGATCCGCTAGGGTTGTCGGCCTCGGCTGGCCATGCCTGA
- a CDS encoding DUF6173 family protein, whose amino-acid sequence MGDEVKTAAEAYEAAALPRMHEVHTDPDQPKSGDQPLPKSVTDKSVKQKSPAQWAYERVVLYLKNFEEKLDNDHEAAIGFAGGDAGVLRIEGMGYFDPDIITFYGVDPAGARAQLVQHVGQLNVMLRALPKKVPDAEPKRIGFRLVADLEET is encoded by the coding sequence ATGGGTGATGAGGTGAAAACAGCGGCCGAGGCCTATGAAGCTGCGGCATTGCCACGCATGCATGAGGTGCATACGGACCCGGATCAGCCCAAATCAGGCGATCAGCCGCTGCCTAAGTCGGTCACAGACAAATCGGTAAAGCAGAAATCTCCGGCCCAATGGGCCTATGAGCGGGTGGTGCTCTATCTCAAGAACTTTGAAGAAAAACTCGACAACGATCACGAGGCGGCGATCGGCTTCGCCGGGGGCGATGCAGGTGTGCTTCGGATCGAAGGAATGGGGTATTTCGACCCGGACATCATTACATTCTACGGCGTCGATCCAGCAGGCGCGCGGGCGCAGTTGGTGCAACATGTGGGACAATTAAATGTGATGTTGCGCGCGCTGCCAAAGAAGGTCCCTGATGCCGAACCAAAGAGGATTGGGTTCCGATTGGTCGCTGACCTAGAAGAAACTTGA
- a CDS encoding MBL fold metallo-hydrolase, with the protein MSEQATIPVTPPKPSQGLRYPWDVPPAEGEPIEVAPGVLWFRLPLPMKLDHVNVYALDEGDSWTVIDTGFASRRGKELWRGLMAGPLGGKPISRVVVTHHHPDHVGLAGWLQSEFGAELVTTRTAWLTARMLTLDVQEEPLAESLSFYRKAGMAAELYDKRASERPFNFSDVVAPMPLGFTRIRQNDVIRMGGRDWEVHIGNGHAPEHATFWSRDDNLVIAGDQILPSISPNIGVYPTEPMADPIGEWLESCERLLPLAREDHLVLGGHKLPFTGLPTRLKQLIENHHSALRRLLAYIDTPKSASECFASLFKRNIGEAEYGLALVEAVAHLSHLYQAGDATRELREADGAWVYQRKG; encoded by the coding sequence ATGTCAGAGCAGGCCACCATCCCCGTCACGCCACCGAAACCGTCCCAAGGGCTGCGCTATCCTTGGGACGTGCCGCCCGCCGAAGGGGAGCCGATTGAGGTGGCACCGGGGGTCCTGTGGTTCCGCCTGCCGCTGCCGATGAAGCTGGATCACGTCAATGTTTATGCGCTGGACGAAGGCGACAGTTGGACAGTGATCGACACGGGCTTTGCCTCGCGCCGGGGCAAAGAGCTTTGGCGTGGGTTGATGGCAGGCCCACTGGGCGGCAAGCCGATTTCCCGTGTGGTCGTGACCCATCATCACCCAGATCATGTGGGCCTTGCGGGCTGGCTGCAAAGCGAATTCGGTGCGGAACTGGTCACTACCCGCACCGCGTGGCTGACCGCGCGGATGCTGACGTTGGATGTTCAAGAGGAGCCGCTCGCCGAATCTCTGTCGTTCTACCGCAAGGCGGGCATGGCGGCCGAGCTTTATGACAAACGCGCCAGTGAGCGGCCCTTTAACTTTTCTGACGTGGTGGCACCGATGCCGCTGGGCTTTACCCGTATCCGCCAGAACGATGTGATCCGCATGGGTGGGCGCGATTGGGAGGTGCATATCGGCAATGGCCATGCACCCGAACATGCAACATTCTGGAGCCGGGACGACAATCTGGTGATTGCGGGCGATCAAATCCTGCCCTCCATCAGCCCCAATATCGGCGTCTACCCGACCGAGCCGATGGCCGATCCGATTGGGGAGTGGCTTGAATCCTGCGAGCGTCTTCTTCCATTGGCGCGCGAGGATCATCTGGTGCTGGGCGGGCATAAACTGCCCTTCACCGGTCTGCCGACGCGCCTGAAACAGTTGATTGAAAATCATCACTCGGCGTTGCGTCGACTGCTGGCCTATATCGACACGCCGAAATCAGCATCCGAATGTTTTGCGTCGCTGTTCAAGCGCAACATCGGCGAGGCGGAATATGGCCTCGCACTGGTTGAAGCCGTCGCCCATCTAAGCCACCTTTACCAAGCCGGAGACGCCACGCGCGAGTTGCGCGAGGCCGACGGCGCATGGGTGTATCAGCGCAAGGGGTGA
- the moaB gene encoding molybdenum cofactor biosynthesis protein B, translated as MSRIDDSREFIPVRIAVLTVSDSRSLAEDRSGDVLVARIEAAGHLLAAREIVTDDRPAIAAQLRDWCADPEIDVVISTGGTGLTGRDVTVEAHRDVYEKEIDAFGTVFTMISMEKIGTSAVQSRATGGVAQGTYLFALPGSPGACKDAWDGILLKQLDYRHMPCNFVEIMPRLDEHQRRK; from the coding sequence ATGAGCAGGATCGACGACAGCCGGGAGTTCATCCCCGTGAGAATCGCCGTGTTGACCGTCTCGGACAGTCGCAGTTTGGCCGAAGACCGCTCGGGCGATGTGCTGGTCGCGCGTATCGAAGCGGCGGGCCATCTGCTGGCCGCGCGCGAGATCGTGACCGACGACCGCCCCGCCATCGCGGCGCAACTGCGCGATTGGTGTGCCGATCCCGAGATCGACGTGGTGATTAGCACCGGCGGCACCGGCCTCACGGGGCGCGACGTGACCGTCGAGGCGCACCGCGATGTCTATGAGAAAGAGATCGACGCTTTCGGCACGGTCTTCACCATGATCTCAATGGAGAAGATCGGCACCAGCGCCGTGCAAAGCCGTGCGACGGGCGGCGTGGCGCAGGGGACATATCTATTTGCGCTGCCGGGCAGCCCGGGGGCATGTAAAGATGCGTGGGATGGCATCTTGCTCAAACAGTTGGACTACCGTCACATGCCCTGTAATTTCGTCGAGATCATGCCGCGCTTGGATGAGCATCAGCGCCGCAAGTAA
- a CDS encoding acyl-CoA dehydrogenase, whose amino-acid sequence MPYRAAVDDYRFLIENVLDFAALRATDRYAEATDDVTSAILSEAGRLCDDVLAPLQRGGDLHPAKLENGVVRTSPGFAEGFAAIAEGGWIGMSADPEFGGMGLPMTLTSAVNEMMSGACLSLQLAPLMSQGQIEALEHHASDAIKNLYLPKLISGEWTGTMNLTEPQAGSDVGALSSRAEDNGDGTYAVSGQKIYISWGDNDFAGNVCHLVLARLPGAPAGTKGISLFLVPKFMPDENGEPGQRNGVSVVSLEHKMGLHGSPTAVMQYDNATGWIVGREGGGMAAMFTMMNNARLGVGEQGIGAAEGAYQLALDYALERKQGRSPVEGGTGTIVDHADVRRMLLSMKADIFASRAIALSCAYASDMARAGQGDEWAARAAFLTPITKAFGTDTGMSVAEMGVQVHGGMGFIEETGAAQFSRDVRVTAIYEGTNGIQAMDLVGRKMMDGGEAANRLLDEIEADAETARDPFPRMADAVWQASETLREATEWMLAQKDMNQRFAGAVPYLRAFARVLGGHLHLQAAMAEKAAGGSGAREKLARFYIQRLLPEHQGLLAHAQAGAEDLYALGVEDLSR is encoded by the coding sequence ATGCCGTACCGCGCCGCCGTAGATGATTACCGTTTTCTGATCGAGAATGTGCTGGATTTCGCAGCGCTCCGTGCCACAGACCGCTACGCGGAGGCCACGGATGACGTGACCAGCGCGATCTTGTCGGAGGCCGGGCGTCTTTGTGATGATGTGCTGGCTCCCCTGCAACGTGGCGGTGATCTGCACCCTGCAAAATTGGAAAACGGTGTTGTGCGGACATCTCCGGGCTTTGCCGAAGGTTTCGCCGCCATCGCTGAGGGCGGTTGGATTGGCATGTCGGCGGACCCTGAGTTCGGCGGCATGGGCCTGCCGATGACCCTGACTAGCGCGGTCAACGAGATGATGAGCGGCGCTTGCCTGTCGCTACAACTTGCCCCTTTAATGAGCCAAGGTCAGATCGAAGCGTTGGAGCACCACGCGAGCGATGCGATCAAAAACCTCTACCTGCCCAAGCTGATCTCGGGTGAATGGACCGGCACGATGAACCTGACCGAGCCGCAGGCGGGTTCGGACGTGGGCGCGCTCAGCAGCCGGGCCGAAGACAATGGCGACGGCACCTATGCGGTTTCAGGTCAGAAGATTTACATCTCTTGGGGCGACAATGATTTCGCGGGCAATGTCTGCCATCTGGTTCTTGCCCGCCTGCCGGGTGCGCCTGCCGGGACCAAGGGGATCAGCCTGTTCCTCGTGCCAAAGTTCATGCCCGATGAGAATGGGGAGCCGGGCCAGCGCAATGGTGTGAGCGTTGTCAGCCTTGAGCACAAAATGGGCCTGCACGGCTCGCCCACCGCTGTGATGCAATATGACAACGCGACCGGCTGGATCGTTGGCCGCGAAGGTGGCGGCATGGCGGCGATGTTTACCATGATGAACAACGCGCGGCTGGGTGTTGGTGAGCAAGGTATCGGCGCGGCCGAAGGGGCCTATCAACTGGCGTTGGATTATGCGCTGGAGCGCAAGCAGGGCCGGTCGCCTGTTGAGGGTGGCACTGGAACCATTGTCGATCATGCTGATGTCCGGCGGATGCTGCTGAGCATGAAGGCCGATATCTTTGCCTCTCGCGCCATCGCGCTGAGCTGTGCCTATGCCAGCGACATGGCGCGCGCCGGGCAGGGCGACGAATGGGCGGCGCGGGCGGCATTCCTAACGCCGATCACCAAGGCATTTGGGACTGACACTGGCATGAGCGTCGCCGAAATGGGTGTGCAGGTGCATGGCGGCATGGGCTTTATCGAGGAAACCGGCGCCGCGCAGTTCAGCCGCGATGTGCGTGTCACAGCGATCTACGAGGGCACCAACGGCATTCAGGCGATGGACCTTGTGGGCCGCAAAATGATGGATGGCGGCGAGGCGGCGAACCGGCTGCTGGACGAGATCGAGGCCGATGCCGAGACCGCACGCGACCCGTTCCCGCGCATGGCCGATGCCGTCTGGCAGGCCAGCGAGACCCTGCGCGAGGCGACCGAATGGATGTTGGCGCAAAAGGACATGAACCAGCGCTTCGCCGGTGCCGTCCCGTACCTGCGCGCCTTTGCCCGCGTGCTGGGCGGGCATCTGCATCTGCAAGCCGCGATGGCCGAGAAAGCCGCAGGCGGCAGCGGTGCGCGTGAAAAACTGGCGCGTTTCTATATCCAGCGTTTGTTGCCAGAGCATCAGGGTCTGCTGGCCCATGCACAGGCGGGGGCCGAAGACCTTTATGCGCTTGGCGTCGAAGACTTGAGCCGCTGA